Proteins encoded together in one Anguilla anguilla isolate fAngAng1 chromosome 9, fAngAng1.pri, whole genome shotgun sequence window:
- the synj1 gene encoding synaptojanin-1 isoform X6 — protein MAFSKGYRIYHKLDPPPYSVLVETRSREECLMLESGAVAVLSAAEKEAIKNTYTKMLDAYGILGVLRLNLGDAMLHSLVVVTGCSSVGKVQDSEVFRVTATDFVSLRNDPSDEDRISDVRKVLNSGNFYFAWSSTGVSMDLSLNAHRRIKEDTTDNRFFWNQSLHLHLKHYGVNCDEWLLRLMCGGVEIRTIYAGHRQAKACVISRLSSERAGTRFNVRGTNDDGQVANFVETEQVIFLDDKVSSFIQIRGSIPLFWEQPGIQVGSHRVKLSRGFEANAPAFERHFSALRKLYGKQVIINLLGMKEGEHMLSKAFQSHLKASEHAAAVKMINFDYHQMVKGGKVEKLHSVLKPLLSKFLEDCSYFSYSGEAGVQRSQSGTIRVNCLDCLDRTNSVQAYFALEMLPKQLDDLGLDKPQLVGRFQEVFRSMWSVNGDSVSKIYAGTGALDGKAKLKDGARSVTRTIQNNFFDSSKQEAIDILRLGSTLNSDLADKARALLTTGSLYISEPILQSASPRVLLGMCQNHYKYTTPKQIRVCVGTWNVNGGKQFRSIAFRNQTLNDWLLDAPKIAGYPDFQDSKANPVDIFAIGFEEMVELNAGNIVSASTTNQKLWAAELQKNISRDHKYVLLASEQLVGVCLFVFIRPQHAPYIRDVAVDTVKTGMGGATGNKGGVAIRMLFHATSICFVCSHFAAGQSQVKERNDDYNEITRRLSFPMGRLLYSHDYVFWCGDFNYRISLPNEEVKELIRQQNWDALTAGDQLVDQKNAGHIFRGFIEGKIDFPPTYKYDLFSDDYDTSEKCRTPAWTDRVLWKRRKWNFDKSAEEMNVVASISNEEAKQPHPWSPGTLKYYGRAELKTSDHRPVVAVMDVDVLEVDPEARHQVYKDVIALQGPPDGTVLVSLCGSGSGEEDYFDDALIDELLDKFTAFGEVILIRFVEEKMWVTFREGYSALAALSLSSSTVLGKTIDIRLKSAGWIKSLEDEMSVERICAGIPTSASSTLLAEDADLGADYDMEGEVDDYSAEVEEILPQHLQPGAGSGPGTSPTPSPRGSPCHSPTHGEPAAPTRPSRGAPRTAGPPQGSPVDQQPSSSQSLEPKRQPPPRPNAPPARPAPPQRPPPPSGRGQPTAGPPGGAQRPTIPPRAGVISVTPQSRPPPPAHPGAPRPSPDVHPGAPRPTSETHPGAPRPAAGPPGKPADLPLGPTAQQQMAPPMQPTMASPVQPQMATPMQPTMASPVQPQMATPMQPTMASPVQPQMATPMQPTMASPVQPQMATPMQPTMASPVQPQMATPMQPTMASPVQQQMATPMQPTMASPMQPQMATPMQPTSAPQPNPGLASPKPPPRSRSSHALPAEPAPSSQVNGVNGFQREAQRKTDPFAPLSSGLPPCTSWLSTQPLTRSCSLRHAPAPPHSALSASLSLNPAPFSSQQGSAQLPPPVPSRSKSQEALRASPNPFLSDGQSGGANLFAGKPVPAQRRSLTPDFHSQQLALSGKPRLQRAVSDVPRPAPLLAPPPAPGKRAQQWVTFEEVFPTPGRSTPAAQCPFPPVTAPNPAPAHPHIPFPSSGFDLDGWGAPPTSTIPGFPPPVPSRTDSGNPQIPLRPSNSFLASKEFTER, from the exons ATGGCCTTCAGCAAGGGATATCGTATCTACCACAAGCTGGACCCGCCTCCATACAGCGTGCTCGTGGAAACGAGGAGCCGTGAAGAATGCCTTATGCTGGAGTCTGGAGCGGTTGCCGTTTTGT CCGCGGCGGAGAAGGAGGCCATAAAGAACACGTACACCAAGATGCTGGACGCCTATGGAATCCTGGGAGTTCTCCGGCTCAACCTGG GGGACGCTATGCTCCACAGCCTGGTGGTGGTGACGGGGTGCAGCTCGGTGGGGAAGGTGCAGGACTCGGAGGTCTTCCGGGTCACCGCCACGGACTTCGTGTCCCTGAGGAACGACCCCTCGGACGAGGACCGGATCTCGGACGTGCGCAAGGTCCTGAACTCGGGGAACTTCTACTTCGCCTGGTCCTCCACCGGAGTCAGCATGGACCTCAGCCTGAACGCCCACCGCCGGATCAAGGAGGACACCACCGACAACCGCTTCTTCTG GAACCAGtccctgcacctgcacctgaaGCACTACGGGGTGAACTGCGACGAGTGGCTGCTGCGGCTGATGTGCGGGGGGGTGGAGATCCGCACCATCTACGCCGGGCACCGGCAGGCCAAGGCCTGCGTCATCTCGCGCCTCAGCTCCGAGCGGGCCGGCACGCGCTTCAACGTGCGCGGCACCAACGACGACGGGCAGGTCGCCAACTTCGTGGAGACCGAGCAG GTTATTTTCCTGGATGATAAAGTGTCTTCCTTCATTCAAATCCGTGGATCTATACCACTGTTTTGGGAGCAACCTGGAATCCAG GTCGGCTCGCACCGTGTCAAGCTCTCCCGCGGATTTGAGGCCAACGCTCCCGCTTTTGAGAG gcactTCAGCGCACTCAGGAAGCTCTACGGCAAGCAGGTGATCATCAACCTGCTGGGGATGAAGGAGGGGGAGCACATGCTGAGCAAGGCCTTccag AGCCACCTGAAGGCCTCGGAGCACGCGGCCGCGGTCAAGATGATAAACTTCGACTACCACCAGATGGTGAAGGGCGGCAAGGTGGAGAAGCTCCACAGCGTCCTGAAGCCCCTGCTCAGCAAGttcctggaggactgcagctACTTCAGCTACTCCGGGGAGGCGGGGGTCCAGAG GAGTCAAAGCGGAACCATTCGGGTGAACTGTCTGGACTGCCTGGACAGAACCAACAGCGTGCAGGCCTACTTCGCCCTGGAG ATGTTGCCCAAGCAGCTGGACGACCTGGGCCTGGATAAGCCCCAGCTGGTGGGTCGCTTCCAGGAGGTCTTCCGCTCCATGTGGTCCGTCAACGGGGACTCGGTCAGCAAGATCTACGCCGGGACGGGGGCCTTGGACGGCAAGGCCAAG CTGAAAGATGGCGCCCGCTCGGTCACCAGAACCATCCAGAACAACTTCTTCGACAGCTCCAAGCAGGAGGCCATCGACATCCTGCGCCTGGGGAGCACCCTGAACAGCGACCTGGCGGACAAGGCCCGTGCGCTGCTCACCACCGGCAGCCTCTACA TTTCTGAGCCCATTTTGCAATCAG CATCTCCCAGAGTGCTCCTGGGCATGTGCCAGAACCACTACAAGTACACCACGCCCAAGCAGATCCGCGTGTGCGTGGGCACCTGGAACGTCAACGGCGGGAAGCAGTTCCGCAGCATCGCCTTCCGCAACCAGACGCTGAACGACTGGCTGCTGGACGCCCCCAAGATCGCCGGGTACCCCGACTTCCAGG ACAGCAAAGCCAACCCCGTAGACATCTTTGCCATCGGATTTGAGGAAATGGTGGAGCTGAATGCCGGGAACATCGTCAGTGCCAG cacgaCCAATCAGAAGCTGTGGGCGGCCGAGCTGCAGAAGAACATCTCGCGGGACCACAAGTACGTGCTGCTGGCGTCGGAGCAGCTGGTGGGCGTGTGCCTCTTCGTCTTCATCCGGCCCCAGCACGCCCCCTACATCCG GGATGTCGCCGTGGATACTGTGAAGACGGGAATGGGCGGGGCCACCGGGAACAAAGGAGGCGTGGCCATCCGCATGCTGTTCCACGCCACCAGCATCTGCTTCGTCTGCTCCCACTTTGCCGCCGGCCAATCGCAGGTCAAGGAGAGGAATGACGACTACAACGAGATCACCCGCAGGCTCAGCTTCCCCATG GGCCGGCTGCTGTACTCCCATGACTACGTGTTCTGGTGCGGGGACTTCAACTACCGCATCAGCCTGCCCAACGAGGAGGTGAAGGAGCTGATCCGCCAGCAGAACTGGGACGCCCTGACGGCCGGAGACCAGCTGGTGGACCAGAAGAACGCCGGACAC ATTTTCAGAGGGTTCATCGAGGGGAAGATCGACTTCCCCCCCACCTACAAGTATGACCTGTTCTCAGACGACTACGACACCAGCGAGAAGTGCCGGACCCCCGCCTGGACGGACCGCGTGCTCTGGAAGAGGAGGAAGTGGAACTTCGACAAGTCCG CCGAAGAGATGAATGTGGTGGCCTCCATTTCCAATGAAGAGGCCAAGCAGCCACACCCCTGGAGCCCCGGGACGCTGAAGTACTACGGCCGGGCCGAGCTGAAGACCTCCGATCACAG gCCGGTGGTGGCCGTCATGGACGTGGACGTGCTGGAGGTGGACCCCGAGGCCCGCCACCAGGTGTACAAGGACGTGATCGCCCTGCAGGGCCCGCCCGACGGCACTGTGCTCGTCTCCCTCTGCGGCTCCGGCTCCGGCGAGGAAGACTACTTCGACGACGCCCTGATCGACGAGCTGCTCGACAAGTTCACCGCCTTCGGCGAGGTCATCCTCATCAG gTTCGTGGAGGAGAAAATGTGGGTGACGTTCCGCGAGGGCTACTCTGCTCTGGCCGCTCTGTCGCTGAGCAGCTCGACC gtGCTCGGGAAGACCATAGATATCCGGCTGAAGAGCGCGGGCTGGATTAAGAGCCTGGAGGACGAGATGAGCGTGGAGCGGATCTGCGCGGGCATCCCCACCTCCGCCAGCTCCACGCTGCTGGCCGAGGACGCCGACTTGGGCGCCGACTACGACATGGAGG GTGAGGTGGACGACTACAGCGCGGAGGTGGAGGAGATCTTacctcagcacctgcagcctGGGGCCGGGTCAGGACCTGGGACCTCCCCCACGCCGTCCCCCAGGGGGAGCCCCTGCCACTCCCCCACCCATGGAGAACCCGCAGCCCCCACCCGGCCCAGCAGGGGCGCCCCTCGCACTGCCGGACCCCCACAAG GCTCCCCCGTGGACCAGCAgccctcctcctctcagagcCTGGAGCCCAAACGccagcccccgccccggcccaacgcccccccggcccggcccgcGCCCCCCCAGCGCCCACCTCCTCCCTCAG gtcGAGGGCAGCCTACAGCGGGTCCACCAGGAGGAGCCCAGAGACCG ACCATTCCCCCCCGAGCCGGAGTCATCAGCGTCACCCCTCAGTCccggcccccccctcccgctcacCCCGGGGCCCCCCGGCCCTCCCCGGACGTCCACCCGGGGGCGCCGCGGCCCACCAGCGAGACGCACCCCGGGGCCCCGAGACCCGCCGCGGGCCCCCCGGGCAAACCGGCGGACCTGCCCCTCG GCCCCACGGCGCAGCAGCAGATGGCCCCCCCAATGCAGCCCACGATGGCGTCTCCCGTCCAACCGCAAATGGCCACCCCCATGCAGCCCACGATGGCGTCTCCCGTCCAACCGCAAATGGCCACCCCCATGCAGCCCACAATGGCGTCTCCCGTCCAGCCGCAAATGGCCACCCCCATGCAGCCCACGATGGCGTCTCCCGTCCAGCCGCAAATGGCCACCCCCATGCAGCCCACGATGGCGTCTCCCGTCCAACCGCAAATGGCCACCCCCATGCAGCCCACGATGGCGTCTCCCGTCCAACAGCAAATGGCCACCCCCATGCAGCCCACGATGGCGTCTCCCATGCAGCCGCAGATGGCCACGCCCATGCAGCCCACGTCCGCCCCTCAGCCCAACCCGGGCCTGGCGTCCCCAAAGCCGCCGCCCCGCAGTCGCTCCTCCCACGCCCTGCCTGCTGAGCCCGCCCCTTCCTCTCAG GTCAACGGCGTGAACGGATTCCAAAGAGAAGCACAAAGGAAAACCGACCCCTTCGCCCCCCTCAGTTCCGGCCTGCCGCCCTGCACCTCCTGGCTCAGCACCCAGCCCCTGACCCGAAGCTGTTCCCTCCGCCacgccccagccccgccccattCGGCCCTGTCGGCGTCACTCtccctaaaccccgcccccttctcctcccaGCAAGGCTCCGCCCAGCTCCCGCCCCCGGTGCCCTCGCGTAGCAAATCCCAGGAGGCCCTGCGGGCCTCGCCCAACCCCTTCCTGTCCGACGGCCAATCGGGAGGCGCCAACCTGTTCGCCGGCAAGCCGGTCCCCGCCCAGCGCCGCTCGCTCACGCCCGACTTCCACTCCCAGCAGCTGGCGCTGTCCGGCAAGCCCCGCCTCCAACGGGCCGTGTCGGACGtcccacgccccgcccccttgctggctccgcccccggcgCCAGGGAAACGTGCCCAGCAGTGGGTGACCTTTGAGGAGGTTTTTCCCACCCCGGGGAGATCTACTCCAGCTGCGCAGTGCCCCTTTCCACCAGTCACtgccccaaaccccgcccctgcGCATCCGCACATCCCGTTCCCCAGCTCTGGGTTCGACTTGGACGGCTGgggagccccgcccacttccaCAATCCCAGGATTCCCTCCTCCCGTTCCGTCAAGGACTGACTCTGGCAACCCGCAGATACCCTTGAGGCCAAGCAACAGCTTTCTTGCCTCTAAAGAGTTCACAGAAAGATAG
- the synj1 gene encoding synaptojanin-1 isoform X3, with protein MAFSKGYRIYHKLDPPPYSVLVETRSREECLMLESGAVAVLSAAEKEAIKNTYTKMLDAYGILGVLRLNLGDAMLHSLVVVTGCSSVGKVQDSEVFRVTATDFVSLRNDPSDEDRISDVRKVLNSGNFYFAWSSTGVSMDLSLNAHRRIKEDTTDNRFFWNQSLHLHLKHYGVNCDEWLLRLMCGGVEIRTIYAGHRQAKACVISRLSSERAGTRFNVRGTNDDGQVANFVETEQVIFLDDKVSSFIQIRGSIPLFWEQPGIQVGSHRVKLSRGFEANAPAFERHFSALRKLYGKQVIINLLGMKEGEHMLSKAFQSHLKASEHAAAVKMINFDYHQMVKGGKVEKLHSVLKPLLSKFLEDCSYFSYSGEAGVQRSQSGTIRVNCLDCLDRTNSVQAYFALEMLPKQLDDLGLDKPQLVGRFQEVFRSMWSVNGDSVSKIYAGTGALDGKAKLKDGARSVTRTIQNNFFDSSKQEAIDILRLGSTLNSDLADKARALLTTGSLYISEPILQSASPRVLLGMCQNHYKYTTPKQIRVCVGTWNVNGGKQFRSIAFRNQTLNDWLLDAPKIAGYPDFQDSKANPVDIFAIGFEEMVELNAGNIVSASTTNQKLWAAELQKNISRDHKYVLLASEQLVGVCLFVFIRPQHAPYIRDVAVDTVKTGMGGATGNKGGVAIRMLFHATSICFVCSHFAAGQSQVKERNDDYNEITRRLSFPMGRLLYSHDYVFWCGDFNYRISLPNEEVKELIRQQNWDALTAGDQLVDQKNAGHIFRGFIEGKIDFPPTYKYDLFSDDYDTSEKCRTPAWTDRVLWKRRKWNFDKSAEEMNVVASISNEEAKQPHPWSPGTLKYYGRAELKTSDHRPVVAVMDVDVLEVDPEARHQVYKDVIALQGPPDGTVLVSLCGSGSGEEDYFDDALIDELLDKFTAFGEVILIRFVEEKMWVTFREGYSALAALSLSSSTVLGKTIDIRLKSAGWIKSLEDEMSVERICAGIPTSASSTLLAEDADLGADYDMEGEVDDYSAEVEEILPQHLQPGAGSGPGTSPTPSPRGSPCHSPTHGEPAAPTRPSRGAPRTAGPPQGSPVDQQPSSSQSLEPKRQPPPRPNAPPARPAPPQRPPPPSGGRSPTPARKDLGGRGQPTAGPPGGAQRPTIPPRAGVISVTPQSRPPPPAHPGAPRPSPDVHPGAPRPTSETHPGAPRPAAGPPGKPADLPLGPTAQQQMAPPMQPTMASPVQPQMATPMQPTMASPVQPQMATPMQPTMASPVQPQMATPMQPTMASPVQPQMATPMQPTMASPVQPQMATPMQPTMASPVQQQMATPMQPTMASPMQPQMATPMQPTSAPQPNPGLASPKPPPRSRSSHALPAEPAPSSQVNGVNGFQREAQRKTDPFAPLSSGLPPCTSWLSTQPLTRSCSLRHAPAPPHSALSASLSLNPAPFSSQQGSAQLPPPVPSRSKSQEALRASPNPFLSDGQSGGANLFAGKPVPAQRRSLTPDFHSQQLALSGKPRLQRAVSDVPRPAPLLAPPPAPGKRAQQWVTFEEVFPTPGRSTPAAQCPFPPVTAPNPAPAHPHIPFPSSGFDLDGWGAPPTSTIPGFPPPVPSRTDSGNPQIPLRPSNSFLASKEFTER; from the exons ATGGCCTTCAGCAAGGGATATCGTATCTACCACAAGCTGGACCCGCCTCCATACAGCGTGCTCGTGGAAACGAGGAGCCGTGAAGAATGCCTTATGCTGGAGTCTGGAGCGGTTGCCGTTTTGT CCGCGGCGGAGAAGGAGGCCATAAAGAACACGTACACCAAGATGCTGGACGCCTATGGAATCCTGGGAGTTCTCCGGCTCAACCTGG GGGACGCTATGCTCCACAGCCTGGTGGTGGTGACGGGGTGCAGCTCGGTGGGGAAGGTGCAGGACTCGGAGGTCTTCCGGGTCACCGCCACGGACTTCGTGTCCCTGAGGAACGACCCCTCGGACGAGGACCGGATCTCGGACGTGCGCAAGGTCCTGAACTCGGGGAACTTCTACTTCGCCTGGTCCTCCACCGGAGTCAGCATGGACCTCAGCCTGAACGCCCACCGCCGGATCAAGGAGGACACCACCGACAACCGCTTCTTCTG GAACCAGtccctgcacctgcacctgaaGCACTACGGGGTGAACTGCGACGAGTGGCTGCTGCGGCTGATGTGCGGGGGGGTGGAGATCCGCACCATCTACGCCGGGCACCGGCAGGCCAAGGCCTGCGTCATCTCGCGCCTCAGCTCCGAGCGGGCCGGCACGCGCTTCAACGTGCGCGGCACCAACGACGACGGGCAGGTCGCCAACTTCGTGGAGACCGAGCAG GTTATTTTCCTGGATGATAAAGTGTCTTCCTTCATTCAAATCCGTGGATCTATACCACTGTTTTGGGAGCAACCTGGAATCCAG GTCGGCTCGCACCGTGTCAAGCTCTCCCGCGGATTTGAGGCCAACGCTCCCGCTTTTGAGAG gcactTCAGCGCACTCAGGAAGCTCTACGGCAAGCAGGTGATCATCAACCTGCTGGGGATGAAGGAGGGGGAGCACATGCTGAGCAAGGCCTTccag AGCCACCTGAAGGCCTCGGAGCACGCGGCCGCGGTCAAGATGATAAACTTCGACTACCACCAGATGGTGAAGGGCGGCAAGGTGGAGAAGCTCCACAGCGTCCTGAAGCCCCTGCTCAGCAAGttcctggaggactgcagctACTTCAGCTACTCCGGGGAGGCGGGGGTCCAGAG GAGTCAAAGCGGAACCATTCGGGTGAACTGTCTGGACTGCCTGGACAGAACCAACAGCGTGCAGGCCTACTTCGCCCTGGAG ATGTTGCCCAAGCAGCTGGACGACCTGGGCCTGGATAAGCCCCAGCTGGTGGGTCGCTTCCAGGAGGTCTTCCGCTCCATGTGGTCCGTCAACGGGGACTCGGTCAGCAAGATCTACGCCGGGACGGGGGCCTTGGACGGCAAGGCCAAG CTGAAAGATGGCGCCCGCTCGGTCACCAGAACCATCCAGAACAACTTCTTCGACAGCTCCAAGCAGGAGGCCATCGACATCCTGCGCCTGGGGAGCACCCTGAACAGCGACCTGGCGGACAAGGCCCGTGCGCTGCTCACCACCGGCAGCCTCTACA TTTCTGAGCCCATTTTGCAATCAG CATCTCCCAGAGTGCTCCTGGGCATGTGCCAGAACCACTACAAGTACACCACGCCCAAGCAGATCCGCGTGTGCGTGGGCACCTGGAACGTCAACGGCGGGAAGCAGTTCCGCAGCATCGCCTTCCGCAACCAGACGCTGAACGACTGGCTGCTGGACGCCCCCAAGATCGCCGGGTACCCCGACTTCCAGG ACAGCAAAGCCAACCCCGTAGACATCTTTGCCATCGGATTTGAGGAAATGGTGGAGCTGAATGCCGGGAACATCGTCAGTGCCAG cacgaCCAATCAGAAGCTGTGGGCGGCCGAGCTGCAGAAGAACATCTCGCGGGACCACAAGTACGTGCTGCTGGCGTCGGAGCAGCTGGTGGGCGTGTGCCTCTTCGTCTTCATCCGGCCCCAGCACGCCCCCTACATCCG GGATGTCGCCGTGGATACTGTGAAGACGGGAATGGGCGGGGCCACCGGGAACAAAGGAGGCGTGGCCATCCGCATGCTGTTCCACGCCACCAGCATCTGCTTCGTCTGCTCCCACTTTGCCGCCGGCCAATCGCAGGTCAAGGAGAGGAATGACGACTACAACGAGATCACCCGCAGGCTCAGCTTCCCCATG GGCCGGCTGCTGTACTCCCATGACTACGTGTTCTGGTGCGGGGACTTCAACTACCGCATCAGCCTGCCCAACGAGGAGGTGAAGGAGCTGATCCGCCAGCAGAACTGGGACGCCCTGACGGCCGGAGACCAGCTGGTGGACCAGAAGAACGCCGGACAC ATTTTCAGAGGGTTCATCGAGGGGAAGATCGACTTCCCCCCCACCTACAAGTATGACCTGTTCTCAGACGACTACGACACCAGCGAGAAGTGCCGGACCCCCGCCTGGACGGACCGCGTGCTCTGGAAGAGGAGGAAGTGGAACTTCGACAAGTCCG CCGAAGAGATGAATGTGGTGGCCTCCATTTCCAATGAAGAGGCCAAGCAGCCACACCCCTGGAGCCCCGGGACGCTGAAGTACTACGGCCGGGCCGAGCTGAAGACCTCCGATCACAG gCCGGTGGTGGCCGTCATGGACGTGGACGTGCTGGAGGTGGACCCCGAGGCCCGCCACCAGGTGTACAAGGACGTGATCGCCCTGCAGGGCCCGCCCGACGGCACTGTGCTCGTCTCCCTCTGCGGCTCCGGCTCCGGCGAGGAAGACTACTTCGACGACGCCCTGATCGACGAGCTGCTCGACAAGTTCACCGCCTTCGGCGAGGTCATCCTCATCAG gTTCGTGGAGGAGAAAATGTGGGTGACGTTCCGCGAGGGCTACTCTGCTCTGGCCGCTCTGTCGCTGAGCAGCTCGACC gtGCTCGGGAAGACCATAGATATCCGGCTGAAGAGCGCGGGCTGGATTAAGAGCCTGGAGGACGAGATGAGCGTGGAGCGGATCTGCGCGGGCATCCCCACCTCCGCCAGCTCCACGCTGCTGGCCGAGGACGCCGACTTGGGCGCCGACTACGACATGGAGG GTGAGGTGGACGACTACAGCGCGGAGGTGGAGGAGATCTTacctcagcacctgcagcctGGGGCCGGGTCAGGACCTGGGACCTCCCCCACGCCGTCCCCCAGGGGGAGCCCCTGCCACTCCCCCACCCATGGAGAACCCGCAGCCCCCACCCGGCCCAGCAGGGGCGCCCCTCGCACTGCCGGACCCCCACAAG GCTCCCCCGTGGACCAGCAgccctcctcctctcagagcCTGGAGCCCAAACGccagcccccgccccggcccaacgcccccccggcccggcccgcGCCCCCCCAGCGCCCACCTCCTCCCTCAG GCGGTAGAAGCCCGACGCCGGCTAGGAAAGATCTGGGAG gtcGAGGGCAGCCTACAGCGGGTCCACCAGGAGGAGCCCAGAGACCG ACCATTCCCCCCCGAGCCGGAGTCATCAGCGTCACCCCTCAGTCccggcccccccctcccgctcacCCCGGGGCCCCCCGGCCCTCCCCGGACGTCCACCCGGGGGCGCCGCGGCCCACCAGCGAGACGCACCCCGGGGCCCCGAGACCCGCCGCGGGCCCCCCGGGCAAACCGGCGGACCTGCCCCTCG GCCCCACGGCGCAGCAGCAGATGGCCCCCCCAATGCAGCCCACGATGGCGTCTCCCGTCCAACCGCAAATGGCCACCCCCATGCAGCCCACGATGGCGTCTCCCGTCCAACCGCAAATGGCCACCCCCATGCAGCCCACAATGGCGTCTCCCGTCCAGCCGCAAATGGCCACCCCCATGCAGCCCACGATGGCGTCTCCCGTCCAGCCGCAAATGGCCACCCCCATGCAGCCCACGATGGCGTCTCCCGTCCAACCGCAAATGGCCACCCCCATGCAGCCCACGATGGCGTCTCCCGTCCAACAGCAAATGGCCACCCCCATGCAGCCCACGATGGCGTCTCCCATGCAGCCGCAGATGGCCACGCCCATGCAGCCCACGTCCGCCCCTCAGCCCAACCCGGGCCTGGCGTCCCCAAAGCCGCCGCCCCGCAGTCGCTCCTCCCACGCCCTGCCTGCTGAGCCCGCCCCTTCCTCTCAG GTCAACGGCGTGAACGGATTCCAAAGAGAAGCACAAAGGAAAACCGACCCCTTCGCCCCCCTCAGTTCCGGCCTGCCGCCCTGCACCTCCTGGCTCAGCACCCAGCCCCTGACCCGAAGCTGTTCCCTCCGCCacgccccagccccgccccattCGGCCCTGTCGGCGTCACTCtccctaaaccccgcccccttctcctcccaGCAAGGCTCCGCCCAGCTCCCGCCCCCGGTGCCCTCGCGTAGCAAATCCCAGGAGGCCCTGCGGGCCTCGCCCAACCCCTTCCTGTCCGACGGCCAATCGGGAGGCGCCAACCTGTTCGCCGGCAAGCCGGTCCCCGCCCAGCGCCGCTCGCTCACGCCCGACTTCCACTCCCAGCAGCTGGCGCTGTCCGGCAAGCCCCGCCTCCAACGGGCCGTGTCGGACGtcccacgccccgcccccttgctggctccgcccccggcgCCAGGGAAACGTGCCCAGCAGTGGGTGACCTTTGAGGAGGTTTTTCCCACCCCGGGGAGATCTACTCCAGCTGCGCAGTGCCCCTTTCCACCAGTCACtgccccaaaccccgcccctgcGCATCCGCACATCCCGTTCCCCAGCTCTGGGTTCGACTTGGACGGCTGgggagccccgcccacttccaCAATCCCAGGATTCCCTCCTCCCGTTCCGTCAAGGACTGACTCTGGCAACCCGCAGATACCCTTGAGGCCAAGCAACAGCTTTCTTGCCTCTAAAGAGTTCACAGAAAGATAG